In Aureibaculum algae, the following are encoded in one genomic region:
- a CDS encoding SMP-30/gluconolactonase/LRE family protein: MKKIPIIKIVLLCMLLFSFSKSKNDNDIIAKNEKVKLAGTGFKFTEGPAVNSKGQVYFTDQPNDKIHIWDQKKGISLYLEGTRRSNGMYFNTNQQLVSCADENNQLVYFDENKKLHVIHENYEGKHLNAPNDLWIAPNGGIYFTDPYYHREWWNKNHSELQDTHGVYYLNSNGKISRVINDFKKPNGIIGTLDGKIIYVADIEDNKIWKYTIEPDGNLSNKTFFAPHGSDGMTIDNKGNVYLTSGKIWVYNSKGELIKEIETPEKPSNLCFGGKKRNLLFITARTSVYTLKMKVKGVD, encoded by the coding sequence ATGAAAAAAATACCCATTATTAAAATAGTCTTGCTTTGCATGCTATTATTCTCATTTTCTAAATCAAAGAACGACAACGATATTATAGCCAAAAATGAAAAAGTAAAATTGGCGGGTACCGGATTTAAATTTACCGAAGGTCCTGCTGTAAATTCAAAAGGTCAGGTTTATTTTACAGATCAGCCCAATGACAAAATTCACATATGGGATCAAAAAAAAGGTATTTCACTTTATTTAGAAGGTACAAGAAGATCAAACGGAATGTACTTTAATACAAACCAACAATTGGTTTCATGTGCCGATGAAAACAATCAATTGGTCTATTTTGACGAAAACAAAAAACTTCATGTAATTCATGAAAATTATGAAGGCAAACACCTAAACGCTCCCAATGATTTATGGATTGCCCCTAATGGTGGTATCTATTTCACTGATCCCTATTATCACAGAGAATGGTGGAATAAAAATCATAGTGAGCTTCAAGATACACATGGTGTTTATTATTTAAATTCAAATGGAAAAATATCTAGAGTTATTAATGACTTTAAAAAGCCCAATGGAATTATAGGCACACTTGATGGTAAAATAATCTACGTTGCGGATATTGAAGACAACAAAATATGGAAATACACTATTGAACCGGATGGTAATTTAAGCAATAAAACTTTTTTCGCACCTCATGGTAGTGATGGAATGACCATTGACAATAAGGGAAACGTATATTTAACTTCAGGAAAAATATGGGTATATAATTCAAAAGGTGAACTTATAAAAGAAATTGAAACTCCAGAAAAACCAAGTAATCTCTGTTTTGGCGGAAAGAAAAGAAATCTACTTTTTATTACCGCACGGACTTCCGTATATACACTAAAAATGAAAGTAAAAGGTGTCGATTAG
- a CDS encoding OsmC family protein codes for MNYHIKASSISNKDAVIHIKESNIDFGTTLKTAEILPNPAELFLGSFAACMLKNVERFSAMMKFSYSKATLEVNATRLEHPPRMDHIIYHLTIYSNDKKLNTELLKKNIEKFGTIYNTVKLSCTISGTINTIENV; via the coding sequence ATGAATTATCATATCAAAGCGTCTTCAATCTCAAATAAAGATGCTGTTATTCATATAAAAGAATCGAATATAGATTTCGGTACCACGTTAAAAACTGCTGAAATCTTGCCAAATCCTGCTGAATTATTCTTGGGTTCATTTGCTGCTTGTATGCTTAAAAACGTAGAACGATTTTCAGCTATGATGAAATTCTCCTATTCAAAAGCAACACTTGAGGTAAACGCTACACGTCTTGAACATCCGCCAAGAATGGACCATATCATTTACCATTTGACAATCTACAGTAACGATAAAAAGTTGAACACCGAATTGTTAAAAAAGAACATTGAAAAATTCGGTACCATCTACAACACCGTAAAATTATCTTGTACCATTTCAGGGACTATCAATACAATTGAAAATGTTTGA
- a CDS encoding aromatic aminobenezylarsenical efflux permease ArsG family transporter: protein MEFLQSLLENYNIPILSALILGLMTAISPCPLATNITATAFISKNISSKRKVFLSGVLYSLGRGFSYTTIGLILYFGASKFHIARFFNQNGEKYLGPLLIIIGLIMLNVIKLNFLGKSNFQEKLSDNFKDKGLLGSFLIGVIFALAFCPYSGALFFGMLIPMTIASVDGLYLPIIFAFGTGLPVLLFTYLLAFTAGKIGVFYNKITKIEKIMRTVAGAVFILTGLYYVSIFTGILE from the coding sequence ATGGAGTTTTTACAATCTCTTTTAGAGAATTACAACATTCCCATATTATCCGCATTGATACTCGGACTAATGACCGCCATTAGTCCGTGTCCTTTGGCAACGAACATAACGGCAACAGCATTTATTTCCAAAAACATATCGAGCAAACGGAAAGTTTTTTTGAGTGGTGTATTGTACTCTTTAGGAAGAGGATTTAGTTATACTACCATTGGATTGATTTTATATTTTGGTGCAAGTAAATTTCATATAGCTCGATTTTTCAATCAGAACGGAGAAAAATATTTAGGTCCATTATTGATCATCATCGGTTTGATAATGCTTAACGTTATTAAACTTAATTTTCTCGGAAAATCAAATTTTCAAGAAAAATTGTCCGATAATTTCAAGGATAAAGGTTTATTAGGTTCTTTTCTAATAGGTGTAATTTTTGCGTTGGCATTTTGCCCCTATAGTGGAGCTTTGTTTTTTGGTATGTTAATCCCGATGACCATTGCATCAGTAGACGGACTATACTTGCCCATAATATTTGCATTCGGAACCGGATTACCTGTACTTCTTTTCACCTACTTATTGGCCTTTACAGCAGGGAAAATCGGTGTATTCTACAACAAAATAACGAAAATTGAAAAAATAATGAGAACAGTTGCTGGGGCAGTTTTTATATTGACTGGATTGTATTACGTTTCCATTTTTACTGGAATATTGGAATAG
- a CDS encoding nitrophenyl compound nitroreductase subunit ArsF family protein: MKIIKFLTILTIGLMLTACNGQSKNNNQSVDQSISKIEVLDFHSTHRCMTCKAIEANTKYTLDTYYSKELKADKITFQVIDVDKKENEKIAEKFEASGTALILNVIKNGKEKQIDLTEFAFMEGNDKDAFSKELKTKIDTELKTF, encoded by the coding sequence ATGAAAATCATCAAATTTTTAACCATTTTAACTATCGGCTTAATGCTAACTGCCTGCAATGGACAAAGCAAAAACAACAATCAATCAGTAGACCAATCCATTTCTAAAATAGAAGTGTTAGACTTCCACTCTACTCATAGATGTATGACCTGTAAGGCCATTGAAGCAAATACAAAATATACATTAGACACTTATTATTCAAAGGAACTAAAAGCTGATAAAATTACATTTCAAGTTATTGATGTAGATAAAAAGGAGAATGAAAAAATTGCTGAAAAATTTGAAGCCTCTGGAACGGCTTTGATTCTTAATGTGATAAAAAATGGTAAAGAAAAACAAATAGATTTAACAGAATTTGCCTTTATGGAAGGAAATGACAAAGATGCTTTTTCTAAAGAACTAAAAACGAAAATTGATACTGAGTTAAAAACATTCTAA
- a CDS encoding prolyl oligopeptidase family serine peptidase — MKKYPFLILIALLIMSCKTEKKVEEQTALSYPETKKVDTVTNYFGTDVKDPFRWLEDDMSDETGQWVEAQNKVTFDYLDKIPYREELKKRLEKLWNYEKVGSPFKEGDYTYFYKNDGLQNQYVVYRQKDDSEPEVFLDPNTFSEDGTTSLAGLSFSKNGKLAAYSISEGGSDWRKVILIDAITKDIKEDTLIDVKFSGVSWKGNEGFYYSSYDKPKGSELSAKTDQHKLFYHKLGTSQKEDALIFGGTAAEKNRYVGGSVTEDDRYLIISASTSTSGNKLFIKDLQDKTNTLKTVVDNYDSDTYVVENVGSKLYIVTNRNAPNQKIVTVDAANPSPENWKDFIPETENVLSPSTGSGYFYANYMVDAVSKVLQYDMDGKLIREVKLPGVGSAGGFGGKKEAKELYFSFTNYITPGTIYKLDPKSGAYEVYKKPEIIGYDSSNFESKQVFYTSKDGTKVPMIITHKKGLKLDGKNPTILYGYGGFNISLTPSFSIANAVWLEQGGVYAVPNLRGGGEYGKAWHDAGTQQKKQNVFDDFIAAAEYLIAQKYTSSDYLAIRGGSNGGLLVGATMTQRPDLMKVALPAVGVLDMLRYHTFTAGAGWAYDYGTADQSKEMFEYLKGYSPVHNVKEGVQYPATLVTTGDHDDRVVPAHSFKFAAELQDKQSGNNPTLIRIETNAGHGAGTPVAKTIEQYADIFGFTLYNMGITELKTDFKD, encoded by the coding sequence ATGAAAAAATATCCATTTCTTATCTTAATTGCCCTACTAATAATGTCTTGTAAAACCGAAAAAAAAGTTGAAGAACAAACTGCATTATCTTATCCAGAAACTAAAAAAGTAGATACCGTAACCAATTATTTTGGTACAGATGTTAAAGACCCTTTCCGATGGTTAGAAGATGATATGTCTGATGAAACTGGACAATGGGTTGAGGCTCAAAACAAAGTAACTTTTGACTATTTAGATAAAATTCCTTATCGCGAAGAACTTAAAAAACGATTGGAAAAATTATGGAATTACGAAAAAGTAGGCTCGCCATTTAAAGAAGGTGATTATACCTATTTTTATAAAAATGACGGATTGCAAAATCAATATGTGGTGTATCGTCAAAAAGATGATTCAGAACCTGAAGTCTTTTTAGACCCGAATACCTTTTCTGAAGATGGTACCACTTCTTTGGCAGGATTGTCTTTTTCTAAAAATGGAAAACTAGCCGCCTATTCAATTTCAGAAGGAGGCTCTGACTGGCGTAAAGTAATTTTAATAGATGCCATTACCAAAGATATAAAAGAGGACACGTTAATTGACGTAAAATTTAGTGGTGTTTCTTGGAAAGGAAATGAAGGTTTTTATTATTCAAGTTATGACAAACCTAAAGGAAGTGAATTGTCTGCAAAAACAGATCAACATAAACTGTTTTATCACAAATTAGGGACTTCTCAAAAAGAGGACGCTCTTATTTTTGGTGGTACAGCAGCAGAAAAAAATAGATATGTTGGCGGTAGCGTGACTGAAGATGACAGATATTTAATTATTTCAGCTTCCACTTCTACCTCTGGAAACAAACTTTTTATAAAAGACCTACAAGACAAAACAAATACACTTAAAACTGTTGTAGACAATTACGATAGTGACACTTACGTTGTTGAAAACGTTGGCAGCAAATTATATATTGTAACGAATAGAAATGCTCCAAATCAAAAAATTGTAACAGTTGATGCGGCAAACCCTTCTCCTGAAAATTGGAAAGATTTTATTCCTGAAACTGAGAATGTTTTAAGTCCTAGTACTGGTTCTGGATATTTTTACGCCAACTATATGGTTGATGCTGTTTCTAAGGTATTGCAGTACGATATGGATGGTAAATTAATTCGTGAAGTAAAATTACCAGGCGTAGGTTCAGCAGGTGGTTTTGGTGGTAAAAAAGAGGCTAAAGAATTGTATTTTTCGTTTACCAATTACATCACTCCTGGTACTATTTATAAATTAGATCCTAAAAGTGGGGCTTATGAAGTTTATAAAAAACCTGAAATTATTGGTTACGACAGTAGTAATTTCGAATCTAAACAAGTGTTTTACACCTCGAAAGATGGAACAAAAGTACCGATGATTATTACGCACAAAAAAGGATTGAAATTAGATGGTAAAAACCCAACTATCCTTTATGGCTATGGTGGATTCAACATCAGCCTTACCCCAAGTTTTAGTATTGCCAATGCGGTTTGGCTAGAACAAGGTGGTGTTTACGCTGTACCTAATTTACGTGGTGGTGGAGAATATGGAAAAGCGTGGCACGATGCCGGAACACAACAAAAAAAGCAAAATGTATTTGACGATTTTATCGCTGCCGCAGAATATTTAATTGCTCAAAAATATACATCTTCAGACTATTTGGCTATCCGAGGTGGTTCTAATGGTGGACTTCTAGTTGGGGCAACAATGACTCAACGACCAGATTTAATGAAAGTAGCCTTGCCTGCTGTTGGTGTATTAGACATGTTACGTTATCATACTTTTACTGCTGGTGCAGGATGGGCCTATGATTACGGAACTGCAGACCAAAGCAAAGAAATGTTTGAATATTTAAAAGGATATTCACCAGTACATAATGTAAAAGAAGGTGTTCAGTACCCTGCAACATTGGTAACCACTGGCGACCATGATGATAGAGTTGTACCTGCACATAGTTTTAAATTCGCAGCTGAATTACAAGATAAGCAATCAGGTAACAATCCTACTTTAATTAGAATTGAAACCAATGCGGGTCACGGAGCAGGAACACCCGTTGCAAAAACAATTGAGCAATATGCTGATATTTTCGGTTTTACACTCTACAATATGGGCATAACAGAATTAAAAACCGATTTTAAAGATTAA
- the trxA gene encoding thioredoxin — translation MTELLTKETFLEKVFNFEKNKEWTFEGDVPCIIDFYADWCGPCKAIAPVLEALSEEYGGKINIYKVDTEKEQELSAAFAIRSIPSMLFCPAEGQPQMAQGALPKEQLEKIIEDVLKVTK, via the coding sequence ATGACAGAATTATTAACGAAAGAGACTTTTCTAGAAAAAGTTTTTAATTTCGAAAAAAACAAAGAATGGACCTTTGAAGGTGATGTGCCTTGTATTATAGATTTTTATGCCGATTGGTGTGGACCTTGTAAAGCCATTGCTCCTGTGTTGGAAGCATTGAGTGAAGAATACGGAGGTAAAATAAATATTTATAAGGTAGATACTGAAAAAGAACAAGAACTTTCGGCTGCTTTTGCAATAAGAAGTATTCCATCGATGCTGTTTTGCCCAGCTGAAGGCCAACCACAAATGGCACAAGGGGCTTTACCTAAAGAACAATTAGAGAAAATTATTGAGGATGTGTTGAAGGTGACGAAGTAG
- a CDS encoding ArsR/SmtB family transcription factor: MKRSLEHIEYKENTEDLARFAKALGHPTRIAILKHLESQSCCFTGDLVEVFPLAQSTISQHLKELKNAGLIQGELKPPKIKYCIDQENWKIAKTLFQQFFD, translated from the coding sequence ATGAAAAGAAGTTTAGAACATATAGAATACAAGGAAAACACAGAAGATTTGGCCCGATTTGCTAAAGCTTTGGGACATCCAACACGTATTGCTATTTTAAAACATCTTGAAAGCCAGTCTTGTTGTTTCACTGGAGATTTGGTTGAAGTATTTCCATTGGCACAATCTACAATTTCTCAACATCTTAAAGAATTAAAAAATGCGGGTCTAATTCAAGGAGAATTAAAACCGCCCAAAATAAAGTACTGTATCGATCAAGAAAATTGGAAGATTGCAAAAACATTATTCCAACAATTTTTTGATTGA
- a CDS encoding permease — translation MFDWIQNIADWFVYDILNLNKGQHLAEALNFFIYDTTKILILLFVIIFFMGIVNSYFPIDKVKNYLSRNKLYGLEYLMASLFGVVTPFCSCSSVPLFIGFVRGGIPLGVTFAFLITSPLVNEVAIGLFVGLFGLKTTIIYVVSGILLGTISGVILQKLKLESYLTPWVKEVLANAQKDQDTFIAEKQTLKQRLPVIWDEVLKILKGVIPYVIVGIAIGGLMHGYIPEGFFEQYMAKDNLLAVPIATLLAVPMYSNASGILPVAQVLVAKGIPLGTAIAFMMGVVGLSLPEAMLLKKVMTFKLIAIFFGVVTLCIIISGYLFNILL, via the coding sequence ATGTTTGATTGGATACAAAATATAGCAGATTGGTTTGTTTATGATATTTTGAACTTGAATAAAGGACAACATTTAGCAGAAGCTCTCAATTTCTTTATTTACGATACCACCAAAATTTTAATTTTACTTTTTGTTATAATTTTTTTTATGGGAATAGTCAACAGTTACTTTCCTATAGACAAGGTTAAAAATTATCTCTCAAGAAATAAATTATACGGATTAGAATATCTTATGGCGAGTCTTTTTGGTGTAGTTACACCTTTTTGTTCTTGCTCATCAGTCCCTTTATTTATAGGTTTTGTTAGAGGAGGAATACCACTGGGAGTTACTTTTGCATTTCTTATTACTTCACCATTAGTGAACGAAGTTGCAATAGGGCTTTTTGTTGGCTTATTTGGACTTAAAACCACTATTATTTATGTGGTAAGTGGTATTTTGTTAGGAACCATTTCTGGAGTAATTCTTCAAAAATTAAAATTAGAATCCTATTTAACACCTTGGGTAAAAGAAGTATTGGCTAATGCACAAAAAGATCAAGATACTTTTATCGCAGAAAAACAAACCTTAAAACAACGATTGCCCGTTATTTGGGATGAAGTGCTGAAAATACTTAAAGGTGTTATTCCCTATGTCATTGTAGGAATAGCTATCGGTGGTTTAATGCACGGCTATATTCCTGAAGGTTTTTTTGAACAGTACATGGCTAAAGACAATCTATTGGCAGTGCCAATTGCTACCCTGTTAGCCGTACCCATGTATTCCAACGCCTCAGGTATATTACCAGTTGCCCAAGTTTTAGTTGCTAAAGGAATTCCATTAGGCACAGCCATTGCTTTTATGATGGGTGTTGTTGGGCTATCATTACCAGAAGCAATGCTATTAAAAAAGGTAATGACCTTCAAACTCATTGCAATCTTTTTTGGTGTTGTAACACTATGCATTATCATTTCAGGATATTTATTCAACATATTATTATAA
- a CDS encoding 4'-phosphopantetheinyl transferase family protein has protein sequence MIGNDVVDLNLAKSQSNWKRKGFLEKVFTPKEQLIISETAGSFTTVWLLWSMKESAYKIYSRQYNTRFFAPKEFKCELNAIQNTVCINGITYYTSSTISRENIHTLATLNKDESITTDFFRLKNDTYDVQHNTTYENLKLAVANQFKVPVTKVNIEKDNNGIPFVKYRQGNLNLSASIKPGYVERTSISISHHGLYGAYAFVN, from the coding sequence ATGATTGGTAATGATGTGGTTGATTTAAACTTGGCAAAAAGCCAAAGTAACTGGAAACGAAAAGGCTTTTTAGAGAAGGTGTTTACGCCAAAAGAACAGTTAATTATTAGTGAAACAGCAGGTTCTTTTACTACAGTTTGGTTACTGTGGAGTATGAAAGAAAGTGCTTATAAAATCTATAGTCGGCAATATAATACACGTTTTTTTGCACCGAAGGAATTTAAATGTGAGCTAAATGCTATTCAGAATACCGTTTGTATTAATGGAATTACCTACTATACATCATCAACAATATCAAGAGAAAATATTCATACGTTGGCGACATTAAATAAGGATGAATCAATTACAACTGATTTTTTTAGACTTAAAAATGATACCTATGACGTTCAGCACAATACAACTTATGAAAATCTAAAATTAGCTGTTGCAAATCAATTTAAAGTTCCAGTAACTAAAGTGAACATAGAAAAAGATAATAATGGAATTCCATTCGTCAAGTATCGACAAGGCAACTTAAACCTTTCAGCTTCAATTAAGCCAGGTTATGTTGAAAGAACATCAATTTCAATATCACATCATGGGTTGTATGGTGCTTATGCTTTTGTAAATTAA
- a CDS encoding thioredoxin family protein, protein MSKVIKVLGTGCPKCQSMTSVVKDAISENNIDATLEKVEDIMEIMKYNVMSTPALVIDDVITIKGRIPSKDEVLELLKS, encoded by the coding sequence ATGAGTAAAGTAATTAAAGTATTAGGTACAGGTTGTCCAAAATGTCAATCAATGACAAGTGTTGTTAAAGATGCAATTTCAGAAAACAATATTGATGCTACCCTAGAAAAAGTTGAAGATATCATGGAAATCATGAAATACAACGTAATGAGTACACCCGCATTAGTAATTGATGATGTTATTACAATAAAAGGTAGAATACCCTCTAAAGATGAAGTATTGGAGCTATTAAAATCATAA
- a CDS encoding ABC transporter ATP-binding protein: MLQVKNISFGYHKTTVLENISFTVNQGDVLAVVGESGSGKSTLLKLLYGAYDLEKGQLFWKDKEILGPKFNLITGPDYMKFLTQEFDLMPATTVEKNIGEFLSNFYLKEKKRRTDELIKVVELEDFAKTKVRFLSGGQKQRVALAKALANQPEILLLDEPFSHIDNFRKRSLRRNLFAHLKENNITAIVATHDQEDVLPYADNMMVIHEGKKVEMDTPQRLFKNPKNKLTASFFAEFNEFKLSELTDSNTNDIILVYTHELKLTENSKLKAVVKKSYFKVNHFLIEAEFNERNIYFEHDTKLDKNENVYLEIQESIINKRL, from the coding sequence ATGCTTCAAGTAAAAAATATATCTTTTGGGTACCATAAAACAACCGTTTTAGAAAACATTAGCTTTACAGTTAATCAAGGTGACGTATTGGCTGTTGTTGGAGAAAGTGGTTCAGGAAAAAGTACCTTACTTAAACTACTTTATGGAGCATATGATTTAGAAAAAGGGCAACTTTTTTGGAAGGATAAAGAAATACTAGGCCCCAAATTCAATTTAATTACGGGACCTGATTATATGAAATTTCTAACTCAAGAATTTGACCTAATGCCGGCTACTACTGTTGAAAAAAACATTGGCGAATTCCTTTCTAATTTTTACTTGAAAGAAAAAAAACGACGTACAGATGAACTGATTAAGGTTGTAGAATTAGAAGACTTTGCCAAAACCAAGGTTCGATTTTTAAGTGGCGGACAAAAACAACGTGTGGCATTAGCAAAAGCATTGGCCAATCAGCCAGAAATATTGTTACTCGACGAACCTTTTAGTCATATTGATAATTTCAGAAAACGTAGTTTACGAAGAAATCTGTTTGCACATTTAAAAGAAAATAACATCACTGCCATCGTAGCTACTCACGACCAAGAAGATGTTCTACCATATGCAGATAACATGATGGTAATACATGAAGGTAAAAAAGTGGAGATGGATACACCTCAGCGATTATTTAAGAATCCGAAAAACAAACTTACAGCATCTTTCTTTGCTGAATTCAATGAGTTTAAACTTTCAGAACTTACAGATTCAAATACAAATGACATCATTTTAGTTTACACACACGAACTTAAACTTACAGAAAATTCAAAATTAAAAGCCGTCGTAAAAAAATCTTATTTTAAGGTAAATCATTTTTTAATTGAAGCGGAATTTAATGAGCGGAATATTTATTTTGAACATGATACTAAGCTAGATAAAAATGAAAATGTTTATTTAGAAATTCAAGAAAGTATTATCAATAAACGACTATAG
- a CDS encoding GreA/GreB family elongation factor, whose translation MIKKQLFEACQSYVLKRENTVKEIISSNQKALHSETKSSAGDKHETGRAMLQLEMEKAGQQLAVIDQMKMILDRVLINDTSEIIKLGSLVFTNKHNYFLAISAGEFKIENKAYYAVSVASPIGKMLLGKKIGDTFEFNGNVVIEKVV comes from the coding sequence ATGATCAAAAAACAATTATTTGAGGCTTGTCAAAGCTATGTGTTAAAACGTGAAAATACGGTAAAGGAAATCATTTCGTCGAATCAAAAAGCACTGCATTCTGAAACCAAAAGTAGTGCTGGTGATAAGCATGAAACGGGTAGAGCTATGTTGCAATTAGAAATGGAAAAGGCGGGACAACAACTCGCCGTTATCGACCAAATGAAAATGATTTTGGATAGAGTTTTAATAAACGATACATCAGAGATTATCAAGCTAGGTAGTTTGGTGTTTACCAATAAACACAATTATTTTTTAGCCATAAGTGCTGGTGAATTTAAAATAGAGAACAAGGCGTATTATGCTGTTTCTGTAGCTTCACCAATTGGGAAAATGTTGTTGGGTAAAAAAATAGGAGATACTTTTGAGTTTAATGGTAATGTGGTAATTGAAAAGGTTGTCTAA
- a CDS encoding DoxX family membrane protein has protein sequence MNSKVTLVLRILLGLILVIFGANKFYPFMPAPTEMSEGAMNFMGALGKSGYMFPLIGGVEVIVGLLLLLKKWVPFALILLAPVAVNMVLFHLVLEPGSTAPALAVLVINAILIYANWDKFKTLFN, from the coding sequence ATGAATTCAAAAGTAACACTAGTATTAAGAATACTATTAGGATTAATTCTTGTCATTTTCGGTGCTAATAAATTTTATCCTTTTATGCCAGCACCAACAGAAATGTCTGAAGGAGCCATGAATTTTATGGGAGCCCTAGGCAAAAGTGGCTATATGTTTCCACTTATTGGTGGTGTTGAAGTTATCGTTGGTCTTTTACTACTCTTAAAAAAATGGGTGCCTTTTGCATTGATTTTATTAGCTCCTGTTGCTGTAAATATGGTTTTATTTCACCTTGTTCTTGAACCTGGTAGTACGGCCCCTGCATTAGCTGTACTAGTTATAAACGCTATCCTTATTTATGCTAATTGGGATAAATTCAAAACATTATTTAATTAG